From a single Brassica rapa cultivar Chiifu-401-42 chromosome A01, CAAS_Brap_v3.01, whole genome shotgun sequence genomic region:
- the LOC103837206 gene encoding uncharacterized protein LOC103837206, whose amino-acid sequence MEKKQGFFSALRGLSPSRSRTRSRSVSPARSSSPMTTLSWGRKNFTGSGAAGGYYVTQPELLIERSGSLRPVMEGPDPDEEEEGGGGGSVGDSKRLGSGLGNWVKGQLSRAPSVAATAAHRRNDLRLLLGVMGAPLAPIHVSSSDPLPHLSIKNTPIETSSAQYILQQYTAASGGQKLKSSIKNAYAMGKLKMITSKIQTATRTVRNRNPSKAETGGFVLWQMNPDMWYVELSVGGNKVRAGCNGKLVWRHTPWLGSHTAKGPVRPLRRGLQGLDPRTTAAMFAEAKCIGEKNVNGEDCFILKLSTDPETLKARSEGPAEIIRHVLSGYFSQKTGLLAHIEDSHLTRIQSNGGDTVFWETTYNSSLDDYRQVEGVMIAHSGHSVVTLFRFGEVAMSHTRTKMEESWTIEEVAFNVPGLSLDCFIPPADLKTGSVADSCEYGQEERGKAAHRAKVAALEN is encoded by the exons ATGGAGAAAAAACAAGGATTCTTCTCTGCTCTCAGAGGTCTCTCTCCGTCGCGTTCCAGGACAAGGTCTCGCTCCGTCAGCCCCGCTCGGTCTAGCTCCCCCATGACAACTCTCTCCTGGGGGAGAAAGAACTTCACTGGCTCCGGCGCCGCCGGTGGTTACTACGTAACACAACCGGAGCTTTTAATCGAGAGATCCGGAAGCTTGAGACCCGTTATGGAAGGACCCGATccagacgaagaagaagaaggaggaggaggagggagtGTAGGAGATTCGAAACGACTCGGGTCGGGTCTAGGTAACTGGGTCAAAGGACAGCTCTCTCGTGCTCCCTCCGTAGCTGCCACGGCGGCGCACCGGAGAAACGATCTGAGACTTCTTCTAGGAGTCATGGGAGCTCCTCTCGCTCCGATTCACGTCTCCTCCTCCGATCCTTTGCCTCACCTCAGCATCAAAAACACACCCATC GAGACTTCATCTGCGCAGTACATACTCCAACAGTACACTGCAGCTTCCGGCGGACAGAAGCTTAAGAGCTCCATCAAAAACGCTTACGCTATGGGGAAGCTCAAGATGATCACTTCCAAGATCCAGACCGCGACGAGAACCGTAAGGAACCGGAACCCGTCAAAGGCCGAGACAGGAGGGTTCGTTCTCTGGCAGATGAATCCCGACATGTGGTACGTTGAGCTCTCCGTTGGCGGTAATAAAGTTCGCGCTGGATGTAACGGAAAGCTCGTGTGGCGACACACTCCTTGGCTTGGCTCTCATACCGCTAAAGGACCCGTCAGGCCTCTCCGCCGTGGACTTCAGGGGCTTGATCCGAGAACTACTGCTGCCATGTTCGCGGAGGCGAAGTGTATTGGAGAGAAGAATGTCAACGGTGAAGATTGCTTCATCCTCAAGCTATCCACTGACCCTGAAACGTTGAAGGCGAGGAGTGAAGGACCGGCTGAGATCATAAGGCACGTGCTCTCCGGCTACTTTAGTCAGAAGACTGGACTCTTGGCTCACATCGAGGATTCGCATCTGACACGGATCCAATCCAACGGTGGAGATACTGTGTTCTGGGAGACCACGTACAACTCGTCCTTAGACGATTACCGCCAGGTGGAAGGGGTCATGATCGCTCACTCGGGACATTCGGTTGTGACGCTTTTCAGATTTGGGGAAGTGGCGATGAGCCACACGAGGACGAAGATGGAAGAGAGCTGGACGATTGAGGAAGTTGCGTTTAACGTTCCTGGTTTGTCTCTGGATTGTTTTATACCACCGGCTGATCTCAAGACCGGTTCGGTAGCGGACTCGTGCGAATACGGACAAGAGGAAAGAGGGAAGGCAGCTCACAGGGCCAAAGTTGCAGCCTTGGAGAATTGA